TGCCGGCAAGAACCTCTTGGCCGAACTGGATGAACAATTCCAACGTAAAGTCGGAGATTTGACTACTTTATTGATCGACAAATTATTCGAGTTGGTAAATGGTAAGACTTCACAAGGCGTGAAGAATTACTTGAACGAGGATATTGTTCCGAAGGGAGTGAAGTTCTCTTACAAGATGTTGCAGAACATGGACTTCTTGCAAATCAACCCGAACAAGTGGACGACCGATAAGCAAAGAAATGATATGATCCGTGACTTGTTGCATAATTATATCATCAAGTACAAGGAGATCGAAGGACAAATTAAACGTAAGAAGTATAACGCTACCGTCGGTGACGAGCTTCCTTCCGGAATTATCAAGATGGCTAAGGTTTACGTGGCTAAGAAACGTAAATTGCAAATCGGTGATAAGATGGCAGGACGTCACGGTAACAAGGGTATTGTATCCCGCGTGGTAAGGGTAGAGGATATGCCGTTCTTGTCTGACGGAACTCCGGTTGATATTTGTTTGAATCCGCTGGGTGTGCCTTCCCGTATGAACTTGGGACAGGTATTCGAAACCGTGTTGGGTTGGGCCGGAAAGAATTTGGGATTGAAGTTTGCAACTCCTATTTTTGATGGTGCCTCTTTGGACGATATCAACAAATACACGGACGAGGCAGGTGTGCCTAGATTCGGAACCACCTATCTGTATGACGGAGGAACGGGAGAACGTTTCGACCAGCCGGCAACCGTGGGTGTGATCTACATGCTGAAACTGGGACACATGGTTGATGACAAGATGCATGCTCGTTCTATCGGACCCTACTCGTTGATCACGCAGCAACCTCTTGGAGGTAAAGCTCAGTTCGGAGGTCAGCGTTTCGGAGAGATGGAGGTTTGGGCTCTTGAGGCTTTCGGAGCATCACACATCTTGCAGGAAATCTTGACCGTGAAGTCTGACGACGTGATGGGTAGAACCAAAACTTACGAGCATATCGTGAAAGGTGAACCTCTTCCGACACCCGGAATTCCGGAATCATTCAACGTGTTGTTGCATGAACTTCGTGGGTTGGGATTGAGCGTTAATTTAATATAATTGTTGATTTATGATTTTAGATTTACGATCCATGTAATTGTAAATCTAAAATCTAAAATCTAAAATCTAGAATATGGCCTTCAGAAAAGACAATAAAGTAAAAAATTTTACTAAAATCGCTATTGGATTGGCTTCCCCGGAAGAAATTCTGGAACGGTCCAGTGGTGCTGTATTAAAACCGGAGACGATTAACTATCGTACTTACAAACCCGAACGCGACGGTTTGTTCTGCGAACGTATCTTCGGTCCGGTGAAGGATTATGAATGTCATTGCGGTAAATATAAACGTATTCGTTACAAGGGTATCGTTTGTGACCGTTGTGGTGTTGAGGTTACGGAGAAGAAGGTTAGACGTGAGCGTATGGGACATATCCAGTTGGTGGTTCCGGTGGCTCATATCTGGTATTTCAAGTCGTTACCAAATAAAATCGGTTACTTGTTAGGGTTACCTTCCAAGAAACTGGATACCGTTATTTACTATGAGAGATACGTGGTTGTAAACCCGGGTATCATGGGGGATTCCGGTATCAAAACGATGGATTTCCTGACGGAAGAAGAGTATTTGGATATTCTGGATAAGCTTCCGACGGATAATCAATATCTGGATGATGATGATCCAAACAAGTTTATTGCCAAGATGGGAGCGGAAGCTATTTCCATGTTGTTGGAACGTTTGAATTTGGATGATCTTTCATACGATTTAAGAAATAAAGCAAACACGGAGACTTCTCAACAGAGAAAGAACGAGGCGTTGAAACGTCTCCAAGTCGTAGAGGCTTTCCGTGAAAGTAAAGAAATTAATAAGCCGGAATGGATGATCGTGAAGGTGTTGTCTGTGATACCGCCTGAATTGCGTCCGTTGGTTCCGTTGGACGGAGGTCGTTTTGCTACTTCCGATTTGAACGATTTGTACAGACGGGTGATTATCCGTAATAATCGTTTGAAGAGATTGATCGAAATCAAGGCTCCGGATGTAATCTTGCGTAATGAAAAACGTATGTTACAGGAGGCCGTAGATTCATTATTCGATAACTCTCGTAAATCCAACGCGGTTAAGATTGAAAATAACAGACCGTTAAAGTCTCTTTCCGACAGTTTGAAAGGTAAACAAGGGCGTTTCCGTCAGAACTTGTTAGGTAAGCGTGTTGACTACTCTGCACGTTCGGTAATCGTTGTAGGTCCGGACTTGAAGATGCACGAGTGTGGTCTTCCGAAAGATATGGCGGCTGAATTGTATATGCCGTTTATTATCCGTAAGCTAATCGAGCGTGGTATCGTGAAGACGGTGAAGAGTGCCAAGAAGATCGTGGATCGTCGTGATCCGATCGTTTGGGATATTCTTGAAAACGTGTTGAAAGGTCACCCGGTATTGTTAAACCGTGCCCCGACCCTGCACCGTTTGGGTATTCAGGCATTCCAACCGAAATTGATCGAGGGTAAGGCAATCCGTTTGCACCCGTTGGCTTGTACCGGATTCAACGCCGACTTCGACGGTGACCAGATGGCCGTACACTTACCATTAGGTAATGAGGCCGTGCTGGAAGCTCAGATTTTAATGTTGTGTTCTCATAACATTTTGAACCCGGCTAACGGTGCGCCTATCACTGTGCCTTCTCAGGATATGGTACTCGGTTTGTACTATATCACGAAACCGAGAAAGGGCGTGAAGGGTGAAGGATTGAAGTTCTATTCTCCAGAGGAAGTGATTATCGCTTTCAACGAGAGAGCCGTAGACTTGCATGCTGAAATCGAGGTGAAGATTGATAACGTGGACAAGGACGGTCAACCGATCAGGCATATGATCAAAACAACGGTTGGTCGTGTGATTTTGAACCAGTTCACCCCGAAAAATTATCCTTATATCAATACGTTGATTACGAAAAAAGCGTTGCGTGACATTATCGGTGACGTGTTCAAACGTTGCGGTGTGGACGTGACGGCTAAATTCTTGGATGATATTAAGGATTTGGGTTATCGTAAGGCATTTGAGGGAGGTTTGTCTTTCAACTTGGGAGACGTTATCGTTCCAGAGAACAAACAAGATTTGTTACAAGAAGGATATGACCAAGTTGAAGAGGTAATGGCGAACTATAACATGGGATTCATTACCAATAATGAAAGATATAACCAGATTATTGATATTTGGACACACGTGAATGCGAACCTGACCGCCACGTTGATGAAACAATTGGCAGCGGACGACCAAGGATTCAATTCTATCTACATGATGTTGGATTCCGGAGCCCGTGGATCTCGTGAGCAGATTCGTCAGTTGGGAGGTATGCGTGGATTGATGGCAAAACCGCAGAAATCAGGTGCTACCGGGGGACAGATTATCGAGAACCCGATCTTGGCGAACTTTAAAGAGGGACTTTCGGTGTTGGAGTACTTTATTTCAACCCACGGAGCCCGTAAAGGTTTGGCCGATACTGCGTTGAAGACTGCAGATGCCGGATATTTGACTCGTCGTTTGGTTGACGTGGCGAACGATATCACGATTACCGAGGAAGATTGCGGTACGTTGAGAGGTATTACCATTTCGGCTATCAAGAATAACGAGGAGATCGTGTCTTCTTTGTCAGAGAGAATTTTAGGACGTGTTTCCGTGCATGATATTTATCATCCGAATACGGGTGAATTGATCGTAGCTTCAGGAGATGAGATCACGGAGGTAGTTGCCGATATTATCGAGAACTCCCCGATCGAGCGTGTTGAAGTTCGTTCTGTATTGACTTGCGAGGCGAAGAAGGGCGTTTGTGCTAAATGTTACGGGCGTAACTTGGCTACCAGCCGCATGGTTGAGAAAGGTGAGGCTGTCGGGGTTATCGCTGCACAGTCTATCGGTGAGCCGGGTACTCAGTTGACATTGAGAACCTTCCACGTGGGAGGTACTGCGGGAAATATTTCCAGCGAAAACTCTTTGAAAGCGAAGTATGATGGTTACGTTGAGTATGAAGAATTACGTTCTGTTGAGTACACGCAAGATAACGGAACGACCTGTGACGTGGTTGTAGGACGTTTGACGGAGTTGCGTATATTGGATAAGAACACGAATATTATATTGATTTCTCATGCTATCCCTTACGGTGCTAAGTTGTTCGTGAAGGATGGACAGGAGATCAGCAAGGGTGAATTGCTTTGCGAATGGGACCCGTTCAATGCTTTGATCATTACCGAATTCTCCGGTACGGTTGGGTTGGAAAACTTGATCGAGGGTGAAACCTATAAGGAAGAATCCGATGAAACCACTGGATTTAGGGAGATGATCATCATCGAGTTCCGTGACAAGATGAAAGCGCCTGCTTTGTGTATCAATGATGCGGAAGGAAACACGGTGAAGAGTTACAACTTGCCGGTAGGCGCCCACATTGTCGTGAAGGAAGGAGCTGAGGTTGTTGCCGGTAGTACCATTGCCAAGATTCCGAGAGCTGTTGGTAAAGCAGGCGATATCACGGGAGGTCTTCCGCGTGTTACCGAGTTGTTCGAGGCTCGTAACCCGTCGAATCCGGCCGTTGTATCGGAAATTGACGGTGAGGTAACTTACGGTAAGATCAAACGCGGTAATCGTGAAATTATCGTGACATCAAAAGCCGGAGAGGTGAAGAAATATCTGGTTTCTTTATCAAAACAGATTTTGGTGCAGGAGAACGATTATGTACGTGCTGGAACCCCGCTATCTGACGGTGCAATTACCCCGACTGATATTTTGAATATCGAGGGACCGATTAAGGTTCAGGAGTATATCGTGAACGAGGTACAGGATGTATACCGGATGCAGGGTGTGAAGATCAACGATAAACATTTCGAGATCATTGTACACCAGATGATGCGTAAGGTATTGATCCAAGATGCCGGAGATACGAGATTCTTAGAGAATCAAGTGGTGGATAAGAGTGAGTTCATGGAAGAAAACGATGCAATTTACGGTAAGAAGGTCGTACTGGAAGCCGGGGATTCGGATCGGGTGAAACCGGGACAGATTATCTCTGTACGTATGTTGAGAGATATTAACTCACAATTGAAACGTAGAGACTTGAAAGTGGTAGAGGCTAGAGATGCTGTACCCGCAACTTCAGCTCAGGTATTACAGGGTATTACCCGTGCTGCATTGCAGACGGCAAGTTTTATTTCTGCCGCATCATTCCAGGAAACCACGAAAGTATTGAATGAAGCTGCAATTTATGGTAAAGTCGATCCATTGGAAGGCTTGAAAGAAAACGTGATTTGCGGTCACTTGATACCGGTGGGAACAGGTATGAAAGAATTTAGAAGTCTGATTGTAGGTTCTAAGGCGGACCTCGAAAGGATGGAAAAATAAAGAATAGATAGAGGCGCCGCAGGGCGCCTTTATTGTTTGTATAAACTATTAACCAATGACTATTATGGAAGAGAAAAAACAACAATTTGATATTGAATTAAATCGAGATGTCGCACAAGGAACTTATTCGAATCTGTCAATTATTTCTCATTCTTCCTCCGAGTTTATTATTGACTTTATCCGTATTATGCCGGGGATGCCCAAGGCTGAAGTGAAAAGCCGTATTATTTTGACCCCGGAACACGCGAAACGTTTGTTACTGGCATTACAAGATAATGTTCGGAGATTCGAGATTGATTTCGGGAAAATCAATTTACCGGAAGGCGGCCCTATGGCTCCCATGTTCCCGGTGGATTTGGAACCGCAGGGACAAGCTTGATAATTTTAGATTTTAGATTGTGTGATAAAAATCTAAAATCTAAAATTTGAAATTATTAGAGCCATTTTTTTCTTTTGAAGTAGAGGAGCATGGTGATGGTGATGACCACCATGATGCCCCAGAGGATAAAATAGGCGTAGTGGTGTTTTAGTTCTGGGATATATTCGAAGTTCATTCCGTAGATACCGGCGATGAAAGTAAGTGGGATGAAAATGGTTGAAAAGATTGTCAACACTTTCATAACATCATTTTGTCGGTTTCCAATATTAGTTTGATAGAGATTTATTTGATCGGAGACCATGGAATAGTATATCTCGATGGCTTCTTGGGCTTGTACAACCAGATCGTCCAAATCATGTAAATAAGTGTACGTGTTTTGGTTTATCAAGGGTGAATCACAATTTATGAAACGAGTTGTGACTTCTTTGAACGGGCGTACATTTTTTCGGATGTATGAAAGTTCTGTTTTATAGTGGTAAAGGTCTTCTACGACTTTAACGTCCGCCTCTAAAATTGTTTTACCGCGTTCTTCTATGGCAGCTCCTAGTATTTCCAGGTTAATGATGTAGCTATCTACCAGCGTATCCAGTAGTGCATAACAGAGATAATCCGTTCCGAAAGAGCGAATGCGGGTTTTCCCGTCGTATAGGCGTTTTTTTACATCCTTGAAATAATTGGCATCTGTCTCCTGAATGGTGATCAGGTAATGGGAACCGACAATAAAAGAGAGTTGTTCCATGTGAACAATCCCGTCGTCTTTACCGAAATAGAAGGATTTGGCAATAATATATAAATGGTCGGATTCTTCACTGAACCGGGGGCGTTGATCCGTGTTTAGAATGTCTTCCAGAAACAAGGAAGATATATCGAAAGCCTTTCCCATGTCTGCAATTAGTTTCGTGTTTTGCAGACCGGAAATGTTGATCCAGGTCATGTGGTCGTTGGATACTACATTTACAATGTTTTCCATGGTTTCGGGAAAGAACTCTTTAATTCCTTCTGAAGTGTATTGAATCACCTGAATGGAGTTTTTCGTCATTTTTTGTTTGCCGATGAAGATCAGGGAGCCGGGTGCGGCTCCTTGTGATTTCGTGCGGTCTTTGAGGAAACGGGCCATGTGCGTGCGAATTAAAAGTTAAAAACTAAAAGATAAAAGTTAATAACTAAAAGGTAAAAGTTATTTCGAGTCCGAGTCTGCCGGTTCTATTTTCAGTTTTATAGGGTTAGAACTGTCACCCCAGGTTAGTGTACGGTACGGGAAGGGGAATTCCACGTTTTTAGCGTCGAATACTTTTTTCAGACGACGGCGATATTCCCGGCCAACGGCCCATTGTTGCATGGGTTTTGTCTTGATAACAAGGCGAATGACCACGGCACTATCGGCAAAGTCGTTTACCCCGCTGATGGCCACGGGTTCGAGCATCATTTCTTTGTAAACAGGGTCATTGAACATTTCGTCTCCGACTTGTTGCATGAGCATGACGGCATTATCCGTGTCTTCCTTGTAACCGATCCCGATTTGCAGGACAATGGCAGACCATTCTTTGGTCATATTGGAGAGCGTGTCTATTTTCCCGTTTTGGAAAATGTGTACGGTGCCTGAACTATCTCGTAGAGTAACGGTTCTTAATTCTATTTTTTCAACCAATCCTTCCGTTCCGTTAATTACCGCCCAGTCTCCGGTGCGTAGCTGATCTTCCAGTAGAATAAAGAAACCGGATATGAAATCCCTGACTAATTCCTGGGCTCCGAAACCGACGGCTAACCCGACAATTCCGGCACTGGCCAGAATAGGGGCTATGTTGATATTGAATTTCCCGAGTAGGATTAGCAAAAAGATTACCCATAGGAAGATTCTTCCGATGCCATATATGATTCCTGTGAGTGTGTTAATTCGTTTTTCTGCCTCGTTGTTGTCAATATTTTCAGCTTTGTAGGCTTTGTTGATAGCGAGCTTTTTCATTTTTCGGGTTGTGAATCGTAAGGCTCGGAGTAATGAAACGAATAAAATAATAAGAATCACGATTGATGGAAGTTGAATAACACACCAAGTAATTAGTTTTGTCAGCATTTCATTCCAGAATGTTGCCGTGAAGACGGCTGGAATCTGCTGAGATTCTTTCGTGTTCCAAAATACGACAACCCCGTCGATCTTTGCACTGTCCGGGATGTTCTTTGCTATGATTTGGTTCGTGTTGTTGTCCCACCATGAATCATCCAAAGTTGCTTTGTTGATTAAGAAACTGGTGCTGACTTTCGGAACGGAAACAACAATCTCTCCCGAGGCGGGAAGATAGTCGATGTTGTGATAAGCATCCCGTATTTGTCCCAGGTTGGAGTTTAGGCCGATTCCTTCCGGTGTTTTGAATGACGTGTCCCGGATGATGATGCGATTAATGAATGAACTGGTATCTCCGGCAACTTCCGGAGTCGCTGTGAATAATAGTTTCCCGTTTGCATCATACACATTATAGTCATCAAATTCCTGATTGAAGAACCCACCTTTGTTTTTGGTGAGTTTGATTTGTTTCGCTGGGAATATAGAGTAGAGCTGATGGATGTTCGTACCTCTTGCAATTGTTCCTACATGGGTAGAACTGATGGTGTAAGGATTTCGTGAATCATCCGGATTATCAATGAAATCGGTGATAGATGATTTCTTTCCACAACTTATCAGTACAAGTAGCAGGCAGAGTAGAATCAAATGGTTTTTCATAGTAAGTGTATTTTAAATAACTTATAGCCGTGTAGGTGTTTACTTGATAAAATTATACAAAACTTATTATCTATACAATTTAAAGACTGATTTTGTTCCATATTGAAAGAGATTTTATCGCTGGAATTTTCAATCGTAACAAGAAAGTAACCGAAAAACGACGGAAAAAGATGTGTTGTTTAGAATTGTTTTATTTTATTTGTGTCGAAAAATATGTTTTTTGACATGCTCTGACTTGATTGTCAAGGCAATATCTGAAAAGAAAAAAATACTGATACAAACTTGTTTAGATATTTCTATTGGCTACCTTTACGCATGTTTTACAACATAAAATTTGCGTGATATTATAGAATATAATTTATAATTTAATATTTAAGAACAAGTAACTAAGTCATGAGTGAAAAGACAGAAGTTATCGACAAAAAAGACATTGTGATTCGTTTCTCGGGAGATTCGGGAGATGGAATGCAATTGACCGGCCAGCAATTCTCGGATGCTGCTGCTTTATTTGGAAACGGTGTATCAACGTTTCCGGATTATCCTGCTGAAATACGCGCCCCGCAAGGTACGGTTGGTGGTGTTTCCGGGTTCCAAGTACATATTGGGAATGATCCCATTAAAACTCCGGGTGATTTTGCAGACGTGCTCGTGGCGATGAATCCTGCCGCTTTAAAGGCTAACTTGCGTTGGGCAAAAAAAGGTGCAACGATTATCGTGAACTTGGATGCATTTACAGACAAGAACATTGAAAAAGCCGGGTATAAAGAAAACCCGCTGGAAGATGTAGTCTTGCAAGATTATAACGTGGTCCCCGTGAAGATCACGACTTTAACGGAAGAGGCTTTGAAAGACAGTGGTCTGGATCAGAAGTCTATCGTTAAATGTAAAAATATGTTCGCTCTTGGTATGATTTACTGGATGTTCGACCGTACGGTGGATCACACGAGAGATTTTATTAACCAGAAGTTTGCCAAGAAACCGGAGATTGCAAGTGCTAACGTGAAAGTGTTGGAAAGTGGTTTTAACTATGCTTCTAACGTTCATGCTTTGGCTGTACACTTCAACGTGGCTCCCGCTCAGATCGAGAAAGGACGTTACCGGACGATTACCGGTAATAAGGCTACGGCATGGGGATTCCTAGCTGCTGCTGAAAAAGCGAATTTACCTTTGTTCTGCGGTTCTTATCCTATCACTCCGGCAACTGATATTTTACAAGAGTTGGCGTTGAGACGTGATTTAGGCGTGAAGACCTATCAGGCAGAGGACGAGATTGCCGGAATTTGTACTTCTATCGGTGCAAGTTACGTGGGTAATCTGGCCATCACGACAACTTCAGGTCCCGGTTTGGCCTTGAAGAGCGAGGCTGCCGGTTTAGCCGTAATGGCGGAGTTACCATTGGTAATTGTTGACGTACAACGTGGTGGTCCTTCAACCGGTCTTCCCACGAAAACGGAACAATCCGACTTGTTGCAGGCTCTTTACGGACGTAATGGTGAAAGCCCTATGCCTGTTGTAGCTGCAAGTACCCCGGGTAACTGTTTCGACTATGCTTTCTGGGCTGCTAAAATAGCTGTAGAACACATGACTCCGGTTGTCCTGTTGACAGACGGGTTCTTGGGTAATGGCGCTCAACCGTGGAAGATTCCTTCATTGAAAGATTATCCTTCTATTACCCCGAGAGTGGCTAAAGAAGGTGATGATTATAAACCGTATGCACGTGATCCGGAGACTTTGGCCAGAATGTGGGCTTTACCGGGAACGAAAGGTTTGGAACACCGTATCGGTGGTTTGGAGAAGGTAAATGTAACGGGAGAGATTAGTTACGTGCCGGAAAACCATCAAATTATGACGGATTTACGTGATGCTAAGGTGGCTAAGATCGCTGACAGTATTCCTCAACAGGAGATTTTCGGAAATCAAGATGGTGGAGATGTTCTTGTTGTTGGATGGGGTGGTACTTACGGTCACTTGTACTCGGTCGTTCGTGAATTGAGAGAAGAAGGTAAAGACGTGAGCTTGGCTCATTTCAACTTTATCAACCCGCTTCCGAAGAACACGGATGAGGTTCTTGGTAAATTCAAGAAGATTATCGTTTGCGAGTTGAACTTGGGACAGTTTGCTCAGTATTTGAGAGCTAAATTCCCGCATTACACGTATTATCAATATAACAAAGTGGCCGGATTACCTTTCACGGTAGTTGAGCTGAAAGAAAAAATAACCGAATTATTAGGAAAATAATCATGGCAGAACAATATACACCGAAAGATTTTAAGAGCAACCAGGAGATTCGTTGGTGTCCGGGTTGCGGTGACCATGGTATCATTAACTCCGTACAGAAAGCCATGGCTGAATTGGGGTACCCGAAAGAATCGTGGGCAGTTATTTCCGGAATCGGATGTTCTTCCCGTTTCCCCTATTACATGAATACTTATGGTTTTCATACGATTCATGGACGGGCTGCTGCTATCGCATCCGGAGCTAAAAGTGCTAATCCGAAATTGAATGTCCTTCAAGTTTCCGGTGACGGTGACGCTTTGGCTATTGGTGGTAACCACTTTATTCATGCTATTCGTCGTAATATCGATATTACCACTTTGGTGTTTAATAACGAGATTTATGGGCTAACGAAAGGACAATATTCTCCGACCACGAAGTTGGGTACGAAAACTAAAACTTCTCCTTACGGGACAATCGAAACTCCGTTTAACCCGGGAGAGTTGGTAATCGGTGCGCAAGGAAGATTCTTCGCTCGTACGTTGGATATGAATATCAACTTGAGTGCAGAAGTTATCGAGGCCGGTGTGCGTCATAAAGGTACTGCTGTCGTGGAAATTCTTCAGAATTGCGTGATCTTTGCTGACGGGGTTCACTCCGCTATCACGGATAAAGAGATGAAGGAAGAGCGTCAATTGATCTTGAGACATGGCGAACCGATGGTTTTCGGAAAGAACAAGGATAAAGGTATCATGTTTGATATGAAGGCCGGTAAGTTGAAAGTTGTTGAGATCGGTAAGGATGGTATCACGTTGGATGATATTATGGTACATGATGCTCACAGCGAAAATCCTTCTATGCATTGGATGCTGGTACACATGAAAGC
The window above is part of the Butyricimonas paravirosa genome. Proteins encoded here:
- the rpoC gene encoding DNA-directed RNA polymerase subunit beta' is translated as MAFRKDNKVKNFTKIAIGLASPEEILERSSGAVLKPETINYRTYKPERDGLFCERIFGPVKDYECHCGKYKRIRYKGIVCDRCGVEVTEKKVRRERMGHIQLVVPVAHIWYFKSLPNKIGYLLGLPSKKLDTVIYYERYVVVNPGIMGDSGIKTMDFLTEEEYLDILDKLPTDNQYLDDDDPNKFIAKMGAEAISMLLERLNLDDLSYDLRNKANTETSQQRKNEALKRLQVVEAFRESKEINKPEWMIVKVLSVIPPELRPLVPLDGGRFATSDLNDLYRRVIIRNNRLKRLIEIKAPDVILRNEKRMLQEAVDSLFDNSRKSNAVKIENNRPLKSLSDSLKGKQGRFRQNLLGKRVDYSARSVIVVGPDLKMHECGLPKDMAAELYMPFIIRKLIERGIVKTVKSAKKIVDRRDPIVWDILENVLKGHPVLLNRAPTLHRLGIQAFQPKLIEGKAIRLHPLACTGFNADFDGDQMAVHLPLGNEAVLEAQILMLCSHNILNPANGAPITVPSQDMVLGLYYITKPRKGVKGEGLKFYSPEEVIIAFNERAVDLHAEIEVKIDNVDKDGQPIRHMIKTTVGRVILNQFTPKNYPYINTLITKKALRDIIGDVFKRCGVDVTAKFLDDIKDLGYRKAFEGGLSFNLGDVIVPENKQDLLQEGYDQVEEVMANYNMGFITNNERYNQIIDIWTHVNANLTATLMKQLAADDQGFNSIYMMLDSGARGSREQIRQLGGMRGLMAKPQKSGATGGQIIENPILANFKEGLSVLEYFISTHGARKGLADTALKTADAGYLTRRLVDVANDITITEEDCGTLRGITISAIKNNEEIVSSLSERILGRVSVHDIYHPNTGELIVASGDEITEVVADIIENSPIERVEVRSVLTCEAKKGVCAKCYGRNLATSRMVEKGEAVGVIAAQSIGEPGTQLTLRTFHVGGTAGNISSENSLKAKYDGYVEYEELRSVEYTQDNGTTCDVVVGRLTELRILDKNTNIILISHAIPYGAKLFVKDGQEISKGELLCEWDPFNALIITEFSGTVGLENLIEGETYKEESDETTGFREMIIIEFRDKMKAPALCINDAEGNTVKSYNLPVGAHIVVKEGAEVVAGSTIAKIPRAVGKAGDITGGLPRVTELFEARNPSNPAVVSEIDGEVTYGKIKRGNREIIVTSKAGEVKKYLVSLSKQILVQENDYVRAGTPLSDGAITPTDILNIEGPIKVQEYIVNEVQDVYRMQGVKINDKHFEIIVHQMMRKVLIQDAGDTRFLENQVVDKSEFMEENDAIYGKKVVLEAGDSDRVKPGQIISVRMLRDINSQLKRRDLKVVEARDAVPATSAQVLQGITRAALQTASFISAASFQETTKVLNEAAIYGKVDPLEGLKENVICGHLIPVGTGMKEFRSLIVGSKADLERMEK
- a CDS encoding DUF3467 domain-containing protein, with translation MEEKKQQFDIELNRDVAQGTYSNLSIISHSSSEFIIDFIRIMPGMPKAEVKSRIILTPEHAKRLLLALQDNVRRFEIDFGKINLPEGGPMAPMFPVDLEPQGQA
- the corA gene encoding magnesium/cobalt transporter CorA; the encoded protein is MARFLKDRTKSQGAAPGSLIFIGKQKMTKNSIQVIQYTSEGIKEFFPETMENIVNVVSNDHMTWINISGLQNTKLIADMGKAFDISSLFLEDILNTDQRPRFSEESDHLYIIAKSFYFGKDDGIVHMEQLSFIVGSHYLITIQETDANYFKDVKKRLYDGKTRIRSFGTDYLCYALLDTLVDSYIINLEILGAAIEERGKTILEADVKVVEDLYHYKTELSYIRKNVRPFKEVTTRFINCDSPLINQNTYTYLHDLDDLVVQAQEAIEIYYSMVSDQINLYQTNIGNRQNDVMKVLTIFSTIFIPLTFIAGIYGMNFEYIPELKHHYAYFILWGIMVVITITMLLYFKRKKWL
- a CDS encoding mechanosensitive ion channel family protein, which translates into the protein MKNHLILLCLLLVLISCGKKSSITDFIDNPDDSRNPYTISSTHVGTIARGTNIHQLYSIFPAKQIKLTKNKGGFFNQEFDDYNVYDANGKLLFTATPEVAGDTSSFINRIIIRDTSFKTPEGIGLNSNLGQIRDAYHNIDYLPASGEIVVSVPKVSTSFLINKATLDDSWWDNNTNQIIAKNIPDSAKIDGVVVFWNTKESQQIPAVFTATFWNEMLTKLITWCVIQLPSIVILIILFVSLLRALRFTTRKMKKLAINKAYKAENIDNNEAEKRINTLTGIIYGIGRIFLWVIFLLILLGKFNINIAPILASAGIVGLAVGFGAQELVRDFISGFFILLEDQLRTGDWAVINGTEGLVEKIELRTVTLRDSSGTVHIFQNGKIDTLSNMTKEWSAIVLQIGIGYKEDTDNAVMLMQQVGDEMFNDPVYKEMMLEPVAISGVNDFADSAVVIRLVIKTKPMQQWAVGREYRRRLKKVFDAKNVEFPFPYRTLTWGDSSNPIKLKIEPADSDSK
- a CDS encoding 2-oxoacid:acceptor oxidoreductase subunit alpha, with protein sequence MSEKTEVIDKKDIVIRFSGDSGDGMQLTGQQFSDAAALFGNGVSTFPDYPAEIRAPQGTVGGVSGFQVHIGNDPIKTPGDFADVLVAMNPAALKANLRWAKKGATIIVNLDAFTDKNIEKAGYKENPLEDVVLQDYNVVPVKITTLTEEALKDSGLDQKSIVKCKNMFALGMIYWMFDRTVDHTRDFINQKFAKKPEIASANVKVLESGFNYASNVHALAVHFNVAPAQIEKGRYRTITGNKATAWGFLAAAEKANLPLFCGSYPITPATDILQELALRRDLGVKTYQAEDEIAGICTSIGASYVGNLAITTTSGPGLALKSEAAGLAVMAELPLVIVDVQRGGPSTGLPTKTEQSDLLQALYGRNGESPMPVVAASTPGNCFDYAFWAAKIAVEHMTPVVLLTDGFLGNGAQPWKIPSLKDYPSITPRVAKEGDDYKPYARDPETLARMWALPGTKGLEHRIGGLEKVNVTGEISYVPENHQIMTDLRDAKVAKIADSIPQQEIFGNQDGGDVLVVGWGGTYGHLYSVVRELREEGKDVSLAHFNFINPLPKNTDEVLGKFKKIIVCELNLGQFAQYLRAKFPHYTYYQYNKVAGLPFTVVELKEKITELLGK
- a CDS encoding 2-oxoacid:ferredoxin oxidoreductase subunit beta, which gives rise to MAEQYTPKDFKSNQEIRWCPGCGDHGIINSVQKAMAELGYPKESWAVISGIGCSSRFPYYMNTYGFHTIHGRAAAIASGAKSANPKLNVLQVSGDGDALAIGGNHFIHAIRRNIDITTLVFNNEIYGLTKGQYSPTTKLGTKTKTSPYGTIETPFNPGELVIGAQGRFFARTLDMNINLSAEVIEAGVRHKGTAVVEILQNCVIFADGVHSAITDKEMKEERQLILRHGEPMVFGKNKDKGIMFDMKAGKLKVVEIGKDGITLDDIMVHDAHSENPSMHWMLVHMKAPEYPVALGVIRDVEGTTYNDALDAQIENVKAKSSIHCVEDLLNSGDVWEVK